In the genome of Streptomyces sp. NBC_00237, one region contains:
- a CDS encoding ATP-binding protein: protein MVSAPATTLASTFIPLRRDVRDGFAVAFAPEESRVGQMRRITTAKLRHWRLDDLVDVATLVVSELVTNAIRHGKAQHPVELRVSYSADKLHVQVTDGSSTPARLRPVSDDDESGRGLYLVDGLADDWGVSECGTRTWCSFQLPAGRS, encoded by the coding sequence GTGGTGAGTGCACCGGCGACCACGCTCGCCTCGACCTTCATACCGCTCAGACGAGACGTACGAGACGGCTTCGCCGTGGCCTTTGCCCCCGAGGAGTCTCGCGTCGGGCAGATGCGGCGGATCACGACCGCAAAACTGCGTCACTGGAGGCTCGACGATTTGGTCGATGTTGCCACGCTGGTCGTGTCGGAGCTGGTCACCAATGCCATCCGGCACGGGAAGGCGCAGCACCCTGTCGAACTGCGGGTGTCGTACTCCGCCGACAAGCTGCATGTCCAGGTGACCGACGGCTCCTCGACTCCGGCACGGCTGCGCCCCGTGAGTGACGACGATGAAAGCGGTCGGGGTCTGTATCTGGTTGATGGCCTTGCGGACGACTGGGGTGTCAGCGAGTGCGGCACGCGGACATGGTGTTCCTTCCAGCTCCCCGCGGGGAGGTCGTGA
- a CDS encoding TauD/TfdA family dioxygenase, which translates to MRRLPPQQTQAALAHHCVNASLPGATDRITAGLRDSGLVVLTGVASRTDVLALAARIMTVAAHRDSDSDGLTTLRDTRRHAGRAGFAGLGNGGLEPHTERSGIPVPPRLMLLVCGQAAESGGDSILVDGRAVHADLLTRSPTSVRVLSQRCTAYFGGGDGHPSQVFTVYDDHRVAVRLRLDGLARFSPIVQPHLPVLRTALQRQQVRLPLLPGQGYVLDNSRWLHARTAFTGDRVCWRALGQPRFVLPEGFVPDAAARRAVPVGGSGQW; encoded by the coding sequence ATGCGCCGTCTTCCCCCGCAGCAGACGCAAGCAGCTCTGGCCCACCACTGCGTCAACGCTTCCCTTCCCGGCGCGACAGACCGCATCACTGCGGGGCTGCGCGACAGCGGTCTCGTGGTGCTGACGGGGGTCGCTTCGCGTACCGATGTCCTGGCGCTGGCCGCCCGGATCATGACGGTCGCCGCGCATCGCGACTCCGACTCCGACGGCCTCACCACCCTGCGCGACACCCGCCGACATGCGGGGCGTGCCGGGTTCGCGGGGCTCGGGAACGGTGGCCTGGAACCGCACACCGAACGCTCCGGTATCCCGGTTCCGCCCCGGCTGATGCTGCTGGTCTGCGGGCAGGCCGCCGAAAGCGGCGGCGACAGCATTCTCGTTGACGGGCGTGCTGTGCACGCCGACCTCCTCACGCGCTCCCCCACGTCGGTCCGGGTGCTCAGCCAGCGGTGCACCGCCTACTTCGGCGGTGGTGACGGGCATCCGTCTCAGGTCTTCACCGTCTACGACGACCATCGGGTGGCCGTACGGCTGCGGCTGGACGGACTGGCCCGGTTCAGCCCGATCGTGCAACCTCACCTCCCGGTGCTCCGTACCGCGCTCCAGCGCCAGCAGGTGCGGTTGCCGCTCCTGCCGGGGCAGGGGTACGTGCTGGACAACAGCCGGTGGCTCCACGCACGGACGGCGTTCACCGGGGACCGGGTGTGCTGGCGGGCACTGGGCCAGCCCCGGTTCGTCCTCCCTGAAGGGTTCGTTCCGGACGCGGCGGCCCGACGTGCGGTCCCGGTGGGCGGGAGCGGGCAGTGGTGA
- a CDS encoding NUDIX domain-containing protein, which produces MAYTPPTWPVSVKGVALDAHGRVLLLKNEREEWELPGGRLEPTDLSPEETVVREVSEESGWVVKAGPLLDVWIYQPLPETNPDRRVVIVTYGCTVLTPDTAPVLSHEHKQIGLFTAGEVSALRMPDGYKQSIATWYQTQE; this is translated from the coding sequence ATGGCCTACACGCCTCCCACCTGGCCCGTCTCCGTCAAGGGTGTCGCCCTGGACGCACATGGCCGGGTGCTGCTGCTGAAGAACGAACGCGAAGAGTGGGAGCTGCCCGGCGGACGCCTGGAACCCACCGACCTCTCCCCGGAGGAGACGGTGGTCCGCGAGGTCAGCGAAGAATCCGGGTGGGTGGTCAAAGCCGGGCCCCTGCTGGACGTCTGGATCTACCAGCCGCTCCCGGAAACGAACCCGGACCGCCGCGTCGTGATCGTCACCTACGGGTGCACCGTCCTCACCCCCGACACCGCACCCGTCCTGAGCCACGAACATAAGCAGATCGGCCTCTTCACCGCGGGCGAAGTCTCCGCACTGCGCATGCCCGACGGCTACAAGCAGTCCATCGCCACCTGGTACCAGACTCAGGAGTAG
- a CDS encoding helix-turn-helix transcriptional regulator — translation MSDRQEARGPSARHALWHWATPQAQLLLAARELGPILRFYRAVHGINQTELGTLLGYDKTMVSAMELGKRALNDTTARRHVAERLRIPPHVLGITDPADTDHRAMLQFGQSTVRLAEIARQSGHASEAVAELWPLVARLEARVEDGHTERDVLRLLAEARVGLGVALGNVLPEERLPTAASWTGKSLQIAHYFDDPAFTSQILRMHGNELRKAHLTGAAVHRLQQAVTLAPDDTARAAALPLLARAAGALHDQNLFDTVVRETDRLLERAEHTSLFNPFALHEIRLRGLVSTGRQDIAIRLVDQTPDHVGTGAQWAVIARITCARVRLLGGDHTGAEDSLTAALTEAVRQRLPHQLQRIIRTAADHLPDVRDAAGTALDGIRREMAA, via the coding sequence ATGAGCGACCGCCAGGAAGCGAGGGGGCCGTCGGCCCGCCACGCCCTGTGGCACTGGGCAACACCCCAGGCTCAACTGCTCCTCGCGGCCCGTGAACTCGGGCCCATCCTGCGGTTCTACCGGGCTGTGCACGGCATCAACCAGACCGAACTTGGCACCCTGCTCGGCTACGACAAGACGATGGTCTCGGCCATGGAGCTGGGCAAACGCGCCCTGAACGACACCACCGCCCGCCGCCACGTTGCAGAAAGACTGCGGATTCCCCCGCACGTCCTTGGCATCACCGACCCCGCCGACACCGACCACCGGGCGATGCTCCAGTTCGGGCAGTCCACCGTCCGCCTCGCCGAGATCGCCCGTCAGTCCGGCCACGCCTCCGAAGCCGTCGCCGAACTGTGGCCGCTGGTGGCCCGCCTGGAAGCCCGCGTCGAAGACGGACACACCGAACGCGACGTCCTGCGCCTCCTCGCCGAAGCACGCGTCGGACTCGGCGTCGCCCTCGGCAACGTACTGCCCGAGGAACGCCTGCCCACCGCAGCGAGCTGGACCGGCAAGAGCCTCCAGATCGCCCACTACTTCGACGACCCCGCCTTCACCTCCCAAATCCTGCGGATGCACGGCAACGAACTCCGCAAAGCCCACCTGACCGGGGCCGCAGTCCACCGCCTGCAACAGGCCGTCACCCTCGCCCCGGACGACACCGCCCGCGCCGCCGCCCTGCCTCTTCTCGCCCGCGCCGCCGGCGCCCTCCACGACCAGAACCTGTTCGACACGGTGGTGCGCGAGACGGACCGGCTCCTGGAGCGGGCCGAGCACACGTCGCTGTTCAACCCGTTCGCCCTCCACGAGATCCGACTCCGCGGCCTCGTCTCGACCGGACGGCAGGACATCGCCATAAGGCTCGTCGACCAGACACCGGACCACGTGGGAACCGGCGCGCAGTGGGCCGTGATCGCCCGCATCACCTGCGCCCGCGTACGACTCCTCGGCGGGGACCACACCGGAGCCGAAGACTCCCTCACAGCAGCCCTCACCGAAGCAGTCCGCCAACGCCTCCCGCACCAACTGCAACGCATCATCCGCACGGCCGCCGACCACCTTCCCGACGTACGGGACGCAGCAGGGACGGCCCTTGACGGCATACGGCGCGAGATGGCCGCGTAG
- a CDS encoding phosphotransferase — MTAPIHGGYTEHEMTDLLTRTCEAAGLDATGAVLLRGQTNAVLRLAHDPVVVKIARKGTPATTVTRTVRFVQWLMELGFPTVPLHRPDLQPVSLGEQSATLWTYLHQPSHPVAAQALAKPLSTLHSLGNPPVQLPHLDVCTAIRRSLNATTTLPQDDLDYLHKRVDTLDRQLAEVRFEMPRSVLQGDPQHGNALHDGDRAVLCDWDSATIGHPEWDLVTVEVHCRRFGYDTAHYASFADAYGWDIRQWAGYRVLRDLRELRMITTNARKATHEPAKAAEIRSRIAADRSGDHHLRWNIL, encoded by the coding sequence ATGACAGCACCGATCCACGGCGGCTACACCGAACACGAGATGACCGACCTGTTGACCCGCACCTGTGAAGCAGCAGGTCTCGACGCCACCGGGGCCGTCCTCCTGAGAGGACAGACAAACGCCGTCCTGCGACTCGCACACGACCCCGTCGTGGTGAAGATCGCCAGAAAGGGAACCCCGGCAACCACCGTCACCCGCACCGTGCGCTTCGTGCAGTGGCTCATGGAACTCGGCTTCCCCACCGTCCCCCTACACCGCCCCGACCTTCAACCAGTTTCTCTCGGTGAACAGTCGGCCACCCTGTGGACGTACCTGCACCAGCCCAGCCACCCCGTCGCCGCGCAAGCCCTCGCGAAACCCCTCAGCACCCTGCACAGCCTCGGAAACCCACCCGTCCAGCTTCCTCACCTCGACGTCTGCACAGCGATCCGCCGCTCCCTGAACGCGACCACCACCCTGCCGCAAGATGACTTGGACTACCTACACAAGCGCGTCGACACCCTCGACCGCCAACTCGCCGAAGTCCGCTTCGAGATGCCCCGTTCAGTTCTCCAGGGCGACCCCCAGCACGGCAACGCACTCCACGACGGAGATCGAGCAGTCCTCTGCGACTGGGACAGCGCCACCATCGGACATCCGGAATGGGATCTCGTTACCGTCGAAGTGCATTGCCGCCGCTTCGGCTACGACACTGCCCACTACGCCAGTTTCGCTGACGCCTACGGCTGGGACATCCGGCAGTGGGCGGGGTACCGGGTACTTCGCGACCTGAGGGAACTTCGCATGATCACCACAAACGCCCGCAAAGCCACCCATGAGCCCGCAAAGGCGGCGGAAATTCGGAGCAGGATCGCAGCAGACCGTTCTGGCGATCATCACTTGCGATGGAACATCCTTTAG
- a CDS encoding N-acetylmuramoyl-L-alanine amidase → MATPLTADRLVAALQAEGVRVIERPGWQTHNRNAKGPWGPTHGVMIHHTVTSGTNSTVSICENGYSDLPGPLCHGVIAKDGTVYLIGHGRANHAGKGDSAVLQAVIAEKPLPRAARADKDGNPHFYGWECENLGDGRDPWTAAQLEAIERVSTALCRAHGWGAASVIGHLEWQPGKVDPKGFAMSGLRQHVAARLKGKPGASGSSTYTVRGGDTLSGIGERLGVNWQALARENNIVKPFTIHPGQTLKIPAK, encoded by the coding sequence GTGGCGACACCACTAACTGCTGACCGTCTGGTCGCAGCACTACAGGCCGAAGGCGTCCGCGTGATCGAGCGGCCCGGCTGGCAAACCCACAACCGCAACGCGAAGGGTCCATGGGGGCCGACGCACGGGGTGATGATCCACCACACCGTCACGTCTGGAACGAACAGCACGGTCAGCATCTGCGAGAACGGGTACTCGGACCTGCCGGGCCCTCTGTGCCATGGGGTTATCGCGAAGGACGGCACGGTCTACCTGATCGGCCACGGCCGGGCGAATCATGCGGGCAAGGGCGACAGCGCGGTCCTCCAGGCGGTCATCGCCGAGAAGCCGCTGCCCCGCGCGGCGAGGGCCGACAAAGACGGCAATCCGCACTTTTACGGTTGGGAATGCGAAAACCTCGGCGACGGCCGTGACCCGTGGACGGCGGCCCAGCTGGAGGCCATCGAGCGTGTCTCGACGGCCCTGTGCCGGGCGCACGGCTGGGGTGCGGCGAGCGTCATCGGTCACCTGGAGTGGCAGCCGGGGAAGGTCGATCCGAAGGGCTTCGCCATGAGCGGGCTCCGTCAGCACGTCGCCGCCCGGCTCAAGGGCAAGCCGGGTGCTTCCGGTTCTTCGACGTACACGGTGCGCGGCGGCGACACCCTCTCCGGAATCGGTGAGCGGCTCGGCGTGAACTGGCAGGCCCTCGCCCGCGAGAACAACATCGTCAAGCCATTCACCATCCACCCGGGCCAGACCCTCAAGATTCCCGCGAAGTAG
- a CDS encoding glycoside hydrolase family 6 protein — protein sequence MAAVYADLVSNSNFTNGTTGWWAGDPAMVTLAAPGTGAEATATTEAVNLWDAPFGQDGIVLRKGCTYTFSFTARASQPGTALRAQVGLGTDPWTVTLDKRVTLSAVDKHFYYSFVSELDTEKGQVSFQIGQGTSVTVHLTEVRLTCSTPREGFFVDADSNAAKWVRDYPKDPRVDKITRGLVRRPTAKWFGDWNKDVQADVDTYVSAAAAAGLLPILAVYNVFNRDNGGESHGGAKSAELYRTWVDAVAAGIGDRPALVIVEPDALAQIQGLRDDTARAERLGLIKYAAEALGKLPHVRAYLDGGNATWIKPQEMSARLAAAGVAATKGFAVGVSNFDATDISATYGTQVSQALAGLGVPGVRFVIDTSRNGNGAMDGAGQHVDYCNPGGRRLGVPSSIGVGGAEYLLWIKVPGDSDGMCGTAPDVPAGTFSPFLAEQLIDGR from the coding sequence ATGGCCGCCGTGTACGCGGATCTCGTTTCCAACTCCAACTTCACTAACGGCACCACGGGTTGGTGGGCGGGCGATCCCGCCATGGTCACCCTCGCAGCCCCCGGAACCGGGGCGGAGGCCACCGCGACCACGGAGGCGGTGAACCTGTGGGATGCCCCGTTCGGGCAGGACGGCATCGTGCTGCGGAAGGGCTGCACGTACACGTTCTCGTTCACCGCACGGGCCAGCCAGCCGGGCACCGCACTGCGAGCCCAGGTCGGCCTGGGTACGGACCCGTGGACGGTCACTCTGGACAAGAGGGTGACCTTGTCTGCGGTCGACAAGCACTTCTACTACTCGTTCGTCTCCGAACTCGACACCGAGAAGGGGCAGGTGAGCTTCCAGATCGGGCAGGGCACCAGCGTCACCGTGCACCTGACCGAGGTCCGTCTGACCTGCTCCACGCCGAGGGAGGGGTTCTTCGTTGACGCGGACTCGAACGCGGCGAAGTGGGTGCGTGACTATCCGAAGGACCCGCGCGTCGACAAGATCACCCGTGGGCTGGTGCGGCGGCCGACGGCGAAGTGGTTCGGCGACTGGAACAAGGACGTGCAGGCTGACGTGGACACCTACGTGTCCGCTGCTGCGGCGGCCGGGCTGCTGCCGATCCTCGCCGTCTACAACGTGTTCAACCGGGACAACGGTGGGGAGAGCCACGGCGGCGCGAAGTCCGCTGAGCTGTACCGCACGTGGGTTGATGCCGTGGCGGCCGGCATCGGAGACCGTCCCGCGCTAGTGATCGTCGAACCTGACGCGCTTGCCCAGATCCAGGGACTGCGGGACGACACGGCGCGGGCTGAACGGCTAGGGCTGATCAAGTACGCCGCGGAGGCGTTGGGGAAGCTGCCGCACGTGCGGGCCTACCTCGACGGCGGGAATGCCACGTGGATCAAGCCGCAGGAGATGTCCGCCCGGCTGGCCGCTGCCGGAGTGGCCGCGACGAAGGGCTTCGCGGTGGGGGTGTCGAACTTCGACGCGACCGACATCTCGGCGACGTACGGGACGCAGGTTTCCCAGGCGCTGGCAGGGCTGGGCGTGCCAGGGGTGCGGTTCGTGATCGACACGTCCCGCAACGGGAACGGTGCGATGGACGGAGCCGGGCAGCACGTCGACTACTGCAACCCGGGCGGGCGGCGTCTCGGGGTGCCGAGCAGCATCGGGGTAGGCGGGGCCGAGTACCTGCTGTGGATCAAGGTGCCGGGCGACTCCGATGGCATGTGCGGCACAGCCCCGGACGTGCCTGCGGGAACGTTCTCTCCGTTCCTCGCGGAACAGCTGATCGACGGCCGATAG